A segment of the Acidobacteriota bacterium genome:
GCCAGCAGCCGCGATCATCACGCTCGGCGGCGTGCTGGCCTGCTTCTTCGGCTACCGGCTGTTCCGGCTCGTGCTCGGCATCTACGGCTTCGTCGCCGGGGCGATGATTGCCACGCAGATGATGGGACCGTCGTCGAGCGTCTGGACGCTGTCGGTGGCGGCCGTGGTCGGCGGCGTGGTGGGCGGCGCGCTGATGATCGCGGCGTACTTCATCGGCGTCGGGCTCGTCGGCGCCGGGCTCGCAGCGCTCGCATTGAACCTCGGGTGGCGGCTGGTCGGCGGCGAGCCGCCGACCTGGCTGCTCGTCGTCGTCGCCGTGCTCGGCGCGCTCGGCGCCCTGTCGGTCGCTCGCTTGGTCGTGATTCTCGGCACCGCGACGGCGGGAGCGTGGACGATCATCGTCGGCGCGCTCGCGCTGATGGGTGATCGCGCGGCTACTCGCGCGGCGAGAACCGGCGACGTCTGGATCCTCTATCCGCTCGACCCGCTGCCGGAGCGGTGGTGGTACACGGTCGGGTGGGTCGCGCTCCTCGTGGTGGGCGCGATCGTGCAGTTGTCCACTTCAACGCGAGGGGGCAGGAGCAGGGCCAGGAAACGAAAGGCGGCCGCGTAGACTGCGGCCGCGCATCATCTCAAGGAGCAGGACATGGCACAGTTCTCACGGCACGTCTCGGTCGATTGGAACGGCACGCTCATGGACGGGAAGGGCGTGGCGAAGGCCGGTACCGGCGCGTTCACGCTGCCGGTCACGTTTCCGCAGCGCATCGGCGAATCGGGCGGCGCGACCAGTCCCGAAGAGTTGATCGCCGCCGCGCATGCCGCCTGCTACGCCATGGTCGTGGCCGGCACGATGGCGCGCAACAACATCACGGCGAAGGCGCACCACGTGACCTGCACCGTCACGGCCGACAAGACCGACGCCGGCATCACGATCACGACGTCGCATCTCGACGTCGTCGCCGAAGGGGTGCAGGGCGCCGATGCGGCGAAGTTCACGCAGCTCGTGACGGAGGCCGAGAAGGGTTGTCCTGTGTCGCGCGCGCTGCGCGGCGGGACGATGAACATCGAGGTGAAGGTCAGCGTGAGGTAGAACGCCAGCCGAGAGCGAGTCGGCGGCCGTTCCATCGTGAGCGGCTTCGTGACCGATGTAGGGATGGCCGCTCGATCGATGATCGCGTCGATGACGTCGATCGCTTGCGGGACGTCAGCGTCCGTTGGTACGGCCGGCACGGCGCGCGCTCATGCGAATGCGATCGGCTTCTTGCGGCGACCGAGCACAGGCGTCGCGGGGGCCGGTCGTCTTTTGCATCGGAGTCGTCGGCGAACAGTCCGAGGGATCGATCCAGGCGGTTGAGACCTCGCATACGGCGGGGATCGGCGGCCGTTGACTACGAACCAGACGTCTTGGCGTTGAGTTGCTTGGCCGGCCTGACGCGCCGCTTCGACGTCCGCCAGGCTCGCGCTGTTCGCCAGGCTGCAGGCCGGAGCGGCTGACCTGTGCCAGTCGAGTCGAGGGGAGGGCATCATGTCGGACACGTCGAACGAAGATCTCGAGCGCCGGAGGCCGCATGCGAAGCCTGCGGCAGGACCGTACCTGGAGCTGGACCTCGCGAGAGAGCTCGAGGCGCTCCACGGCGAATCCGCGTGGAAGAGCGGTCACAACGCGAAGACGCTCGTGAAGTTCGGCAACCTGCGCGTGGTCCTGATAGCGCTCGAGGCGCGGGCGCGCATCGCGCCGCATGACACCGAAGGACAGATCTCGATCCAGACCGTGCGTGGTCGCGTCCACGTGCGCGCAGAAGGCCGCACGTTCAACCTACCCGTGGGCAGCTTGCTCGCGCTGGATCATGGCGTGCGCCACGATGTCGAGGCGCTCGAAGACAGCGCGTTGCTCTTGACCATCGGGTGGCCGTCGGGAGCCTGAGAGGCAGACGCGCAGGGCGCGTGCTTCGCGGGTGGCCGCCCTAGAGCCGCGCAGCGTCACGCCTCGCTGAAAGACCGACGAGCGGCGAACAGCGCCGAAATCTCGTCGGCCGTTGCGCCGGCCGGCCGCGTGCTATGCTGGAGGCCGGATCTTTGCCACGCGCTCTGCCTCGTGTCGGCTGACCAGCCTTCCTGACTCGCGTTCGAGTCCTTAGCTTCGAGACGAAATCCGCCGGCGTCCACGCGACGTCCGGGAGCCGTGTCGCCATGCTGGCGCCGGCCATTTTCGTCCAGAAGAGACGACCAGGAAGCTCTCATGTCCATCGTTCCAGCCGCGCCGTCCACGTTCGCTGATCTCGGTCTGTCCCCCGTGCTCTGCCATGCGCTCGTTCGTCTCGGGTACGCGCAGCCGACGCCCGTGCAGGCTGCATCGATTCCCATCGTGCTCACGGGCCGTGACCTCTTTGCTCGCGCGCAGACCGGCACGGGGAAGACGGCCGCCTTCGCGTTGCCGATGATCGATCGGCTGCATGCCGCGACCGACCGGGCGGCGCGGCCGCGTGGTCCCCGCGGCCTCGTGCTCGTGCCCACTCGTGAGCTCGCCGTGCAGGTCGATCGTGCCGTCGCGCGCTACGGTGCGACGGCTCGCGTGCGCACCGCCGTCATCTTCGGCGGCGTGTCGATGGTCCACCAGTTGCGCGCCCTCGCGCAGCGGCCCGACATCGTCGTCGCGACGCCGGGGCGGCTGATCGATCACGTGCAGCGTCGATCGATCGACCTGTCGGCGGTCGAGATCCTGGTCGTCGACGAGGCCGATCGCATGATGGACGTCGGCTTCCTGCCGGCGATCCGCCGCTTGACGGCCGCGCTGCCGAAGGATCGCCAGACGCTCCTGTTCTCGGCGACGCTCCCGCGGGACGTCGTCGCGCTCGCCGCCGACATGACGCGATCGCCCGAGCACGTCGACGTGGGCGAGAAGATGGTGGCGCCCACGGTCACGCACCACGTGCATCCGGTGGCGGATCACCGGAAGCCGGACCTGCTCGCGCGCGTGCTGGCGCAGGCGCCGGTGGGACAGGCGCTGGTGTTCTGCCGGACGAAGCGCGGCTCGGATCGCGTCGGCCGGCACCTGGACGGTCTCGGGATCGCGACGTCGGTGATCCACGGCAACAAGAGCCAGTCGGCGCGCACGCGCGCGCTCGACGGGTTCCGCACTGGCCGCGTGCGCGTGCTCGTCGCGACCGACATCGCCGCGCGCGGTCTCGACATCGCGCAGTTGCCGCTCGTCGTCAACTACGACCTCCCGATGGTCGCGCAGGACTACGTGCACCGGATCGGCCGGACAGGACGCGCGGGCGTCACCGGGCGCGCGGTGTCGCTCGTGGGGCCGAACGATCGCGACATGCTGTCGGACATCGAGCGTCTCGTGCGGACTGGGATCGAACGCGTCTCGGTCGAGGGGTTCGAGGCTGGTGCCGAACAGGCGCGTCCCGCTCCGCCCACGGCATTCCGGCGCCATTCGTCACCGCGCGGGCCCGCCGGGCGGCGTCGGTTTGGCGCTCGGCCCGCTCGCCGGCACGCGTAGCGCCAGGACGCGCGCCAGGTCGTGCGGGCCGCGCCGCGGTTCGCCCTGACGATCCGTTGCGACGGCTGGGCGTCAGCGCCTCGTTCGGACGAGTTCGCCGGTGGCGGGTGACGCCGCGTGCTTCACCCGCGTCTGCGATTGCTGCGCGTGCGCGTGGGAGAAGTTGCGCCTGTTGACAGCGTTGGCCTAAAATCAATGGTCTTGCCCGAGGCGAAATCGCCTCGGCAGAGTGCGTCCTTCCCGCCGTTCCTCGGTAGCTCAACGGCAGAGCATCCGGCTGTTAACCGGAGGGTTGCTGGTTCGAATCCAGCCCGAGGAGCCAATTCATCAGGGGTCCATTCCGGACACATGGGTAACAGATCATTCTGGGGTCATAGGTGACACTGCCGAGCCGAACGGATTATTGATCGGCTCCAATCGGCAGCTTTCGTCATCGAAGTAGCCCAGGTCATAGGTCAGGAAGCTGACCAACCAGACGCGATCCTCCACTTGCCGGACCGCCACCGGCTGACCGGCGAAGACGTGGCTGAGATTGATCTTTCGCCCCTTGAAGCAGATTCGCCCGCAATGCGTGACGGTGAGGCTCAGGTCGTGGACGGGATAGGCGACATCCTCCACCCCGCAACACGGGCGCGCCGACGGCGCGTAGAAGTCGGCCGGCACTCCCATGTCCAGCGCCTGGTGCGGGCGCTCGGGGTTGAACCGATCGACGAAGGCATCGAAGCGTTCCTGCTGTTGCAGGATGTTGGCGGCCACCGGTCGGGTCGCTTCCTGTTTCAGCGTGAGATGCCTGCGTTCATGGCGACCGTTCTGTTCAGGATGCCCGGGCGTGAGGCGTTCGATGCGAATCCCGAGCCGCAGCCATCAGACGGAGAGTTTGCTGAGGCCATAAAGGGCCCAGGGCGATGAAAACGGCACGCCGTTGTCGGTGCGGATCGCGGTGGGGAGTCCAAAATCCTGGAACGCCCGCTCAAACACCGGTACGGCGGTGATCTCGCGCGTGGTCTCGAGGGCCTCGCAGCGCACCACGAAACGACTGGCGAAGTCCGAGATCGTGAGCGGATAGCAGTAGCGGCGATCCGCGAGCAGAAACTGTCCTTTGAAATCGGCGCACCACAGCGCATGGGGCGTCGTCACCCGCGTCAGCGGCGTGCCGGCGGCGCGCGGTCGTGGGCGACCGCGAGGCCCGAACGAGGTTGTGGCGATGCAACACGGCATGGACCGTGCTGATGGCCGGACACCGCACGGGCGCGCACAGCGGCCGTAACTTCTCCCGAATCTTGGGAGCGCCCCAACTCGGATACTTCCGCCTCAGTCGAACGATCTGCCCTTCGATCGAGACCGGAAGCTGATTGGCCTGGCGTTGGGGCCGACGACTCCGGTCGGCCAGGCCCTGCAGACCGTCCGCGCGGTACCGCTCATAGATCTTGTAGCCGGTCTTGCGCGAGATCCCGAACTCCTCGCACAGCGCCGTCATCGACTCGCCCTCCAGCAGGCGGGCGACAAACCGCAGCCGTTCGTCAATCACGTGACACTCCTTCCACGGCATGGCCCCTCCTGACGGAAGGGCCGAGTGTCACCTATGTCTCCGGAATCAGCCGTTACCTATGCGTCGGGAAGGACAAGTATCTCGCTTTGCCCTCAGTTGACCAGCGAGAACCCCTCCTGCTCGAAGTGTGGATCGAAGGCGAATGCGTCGTTCATGTCTCTCTGACGCATCGTGACGAAAGAAACGGCATCAACGAGGCTCAGCGTGCGCTTCTGTCGATCGAGCAACAGATCCAGCCCGCCGTTGTGGAGCGTGTCGTCGACCCACACGACCTCGAGCAACGGCGCAAAATCCGTCCGAAAACTTCGTACTGCGTTGAGGCCGAGGCGCCGCCCAACGAGCGCGTAGGTTTCCACGAGCACGAAGGACGTCGACACGAGCGGCGACTGACGGGTGCGGAGCGTCGCGAACGCACGCGCCGCGCGGCCGTGATTCTCGTCCTTTGCATTTAGCAAGGCGAAGAGTGCCGACGTATCCGCGAAGACCGCGTTCACTCGAACGCCTCGTCCAGGTAACGATCGTGTTCGGTCGAGACGTCATGAGCGCCATGTCGATCAGGGAATCGACCGACGACACGTGCTGCCCGGGCATATAGCGCGCCGCGATCGGATGTTCCTTCCGAGAGCCCTTTCTCGACATAGCGCCGGATCAATTCGGCAAGTGATACGCCCCGTTCTCGAGCTTCTGAGCGCAGACGCCGGGCTTGCTGATCGGTCAGCTGAATCTGAGTCCGAATCATGGATATATTGTAATCACATCAGGGCGTGACATCAAGTGTGTCTTGACCTCTTGAAATCGCCGCGAGCTGGGCTGTAGACTCCTCACGGTCCGAGAACCCTGACCCATCTTGAAGTCTCGTGGCGCTGGATCGCGGGAACGGATGGCGACGACTGCGAGGGAGCGACGATGAAAATCGACAGACTCAATCAGATGGTTGTCGAAGACGCCGCGCTGAGAAGAAGACAGACTCTTCAGCCAATGGGGGGCAAGGGCGACAAGATCTTCCCGCCGACCTATCCCGGAGAGGGACGCAATGCTCCGCCGCGTCACGTCTATGAGCGGCGTCGGGTGAATGGGCAGGACGTCTGGTGCGTCCTCGTCGATAGCGTGCAGTCACAGGCGAACCGGCTGGAAGAATCCTTGTTGGGTGCTGTTCGCGATGGCGTGTCTGTTCCGTACGTTGTCGTCGATTTCACTGGCACGGGACTGGAGGGCATCACCGCAGTCACGTCGCTCGATGCTCCGCATCGTGTCTACGATGCGATTCTGCGCGACAGCCTTCTGAACGACGAACCTTTCATGAACAGCGTCGCGGGTAAGCGTCTCGCGAAGGCGAAGCCGGAGGATGCATCTTCGTTGCTGGAGATCTCGCCGACGGCGCTGCTCTTCGGAGCGTGGCATTCCACCGGCGAGGGAGGCGGATTGGGCGCGAAATTCGCGCGCTGTCTTACCTCCGAAATCATGGCGATTGACGTGCCTGTCGAATTCCAAGACGCAGGCAGGGGCGGGCGATACCTGATACGGACGGCGGACCGATTGACGACGTTCGATCCGGTCACCGCTGCTTGGCGTCCGGGTAGCCGGATTGATCCGCTCGGCATTTCACGACAGGTCGAGATTTTTAGGAGCGCGAAGGATGCCTCCGATTGGACAGCGTTCGAAAAGAATGCTGCCAAGGAGAAGGACGGTACCGCAATTCTTTACACCCGAAAGAAGGGCGACAAAGCTGGAAAGCCGGCTGTCATCAATCACGGGAACATCAAACCGTCACTGCAGCCGCTTGGCATCACCTGCGACCGTCTTGAGCACAGTTTCGTCCTCAGCTTCGCCGCGCTCCGACGGCTGCGATTCGGCGATCCTGCGAGAGATGTCGCTGCGCGCAGTTTTCTAGCGGCGCTCGGCTTGGTCGCACTCGTCGAGCAGGACGCTCGGGGCTACGCGCTGCGTTCGCGCTGCGATCTGGTGTGTGATGGTCGACTGCCGCTCGAAGTAGTGCATCCCGACGGCGCAGTCGAATCGATCGCGCTGGACCGTGAAGCGGCCAGAAACCTGTACAAGAGCGCGCTTGAAGCCATGAAGAAGGTCGGGTTCGATTTGTCTGCTGAACCGCTTCGCCTCACGCCGCAGGACAAGCTCGTCGAGATTGTCCGCAAGAGTCAGGACCTGGCGCTGGCGGGAAAGGGAGAGGAGGCGGAGAAAGACGAGGCGGCTGAACGATGAACCTCGTCTTCGAGATCGAGTATCTGTCGGGCGTTTCGTTCGCCGCCATCGGGCCGGACAGCGATGTACCCGACTGGCCGCCGCAGCCTGACCGCGTCTTCTCCGCGCTCGTTGCCACGTGGGCCGCGCGCGGTCAACGCCGGCAGGAAGCCGATGCGCTCGAGTGGCTGGAGCAGTTGCCAGCACCCCGCATCGTCGCCTCGAGCGCAGAACCGCGGACGGGCGCAGCCGTCTTCGTTCCTCCCAACGATGCTCGAAGCGACAAACAGAAGCACGCACGGGAAGTGGTACCGGCACTCCGCAACCGGCAGCCGCGTCAGCATGGCTTTCCTGCCGTCCGTCCACACACTCCCGTCGTCCACCTCTCGTGGAATGGGGTCGACATCGACGAGGGGACTCGGATGGCGCTCGAGCGTCTTGCCCATGACACCTCCTACGTTGGTCACTCGGCAAGCCTGACGCGCTGCCGCTTTCTGATCGCAGACGCCCCGCTTGGTCACGACGACGGAAGGCTGCCGGCGCGCCGGGTCTACGCCGGCCGCTTGGCCGAGTTGCGCAGAGCATTCGATTCGGGGCGCCGGCCGCTTTCCGGC
Coding sequences within it:
- a CDS encoding DUF4203 domain-containing protein; translation: MLPASYAAPAAAIITLGGVLACFFGYRLFRLVLGIYGFVAGAMIATQMMGPSSSVWTLSVAAVVGGVVGGALMIAAYFIGVGLVGAGLAALALNLGWRLVGGEPPTWLLVVVAVLGALGALSVARLVVILGTATAGAWTIIVGALALMGDRAATRAARTGDVWILYPLDPLPERWWYTVGWVALLVVGAIVQLSTSTRGGRSRARKRKAAA
- a CDS encoding OsmC family peroxiredoxin, with translation MAQFSRHVSVDWNGTLMDGKGVAKAGTGAFTLPVTFPQRIGESGGATSPEELIAAAHAACYAMVVAGTMARNNITAKAHHVTCTVTADKTDAGITITTSHLDVVAEGVQGADAAKFTQLVTEAEKGCPVSRALRGGTMNIEVKVSVR
- a CDS encoding DEAD/DEAH box helicase; this encodes MSIVPAAPSTFADLGLSPVLCHALVRLGYAQPTPVQAASIPIVLTGRDLFARAQTGTGKTAAFALPMIDRLHAATDRAARPRGPRGLVLVPTRELAVQVDRAVARYGATARVRTAVIFGGVSMVHQLRALAQRPDIVVATPGRLIDHVQRRSIDLSAVEILVVDEADRMMDVGFLPAIRRLTAALPKDRQTLLFSATLPRDVVALAADMTRSPEHVDVGEKMVAPTVTHHVHPVADHRKPDLLARVLAQAPVGQALVFCRTKRGSDRVGRHLDGLGIATSVIHGNKSQSARTRALDGFRTGRVRVLVATDIAARGLDIAQLPLVVNYDLPMVAQDYVHRIGRTGRAGVTGRAVSLVGPNDRDMLSDIERLVRTGIERVSVEGFEAGAEQARPAPPTAFRRHSSPRGPAGRRRFGARPARRHA
- a CDS encoding PIN domain-containing protein, coding for MNAVFADTSALFALLNAKDENHGRAARAFATLRTRQSPLVSTSFVLVETYALVGRRLGLNAVRSFRTDFAPLLEVVWVDDTLHNGGLDLLLDRQKRTLSLVDAVSFVTMRQRDMNDAFAFDPHFEQEGFSLVN
- a CDS encoding ribbon-helix-helix protein, CopG family translates to MIRTQIQLTDQQARRLRSEARERGVSLAELIRRYVEKGLSEGTSDRGALYARAARVVGRFPDRHGAHDVSTEHDRYLDEAFE
- the cas7u gene encoding type I-U CRISPR-associated protein Cas7, which codes for MKIDRLNQMVVEDAALRRRQTLQPMGGKGDKIFPPTYPGEGRNAPPRHVYERRRVNGQDVWCVLVDSVQSQANRLEESLLGAVRDGVSVPYVVVDFTGTGLEGITAVTSLDAPHRVYDAILRDSLLNDEPFMNSVAGKRLAKAKPEDASSLLEISPTALLFGAWHSTGEGGGLGAKFARCLTSEIMAIDVPVEFQDAGRGGRYLIRTADRLTTFDPVTAAWRPGSRIDPLGISRQVEIFRSAKDASDWTAFEKNAAKEKDGTAILYTRKKGDKAGKPAVINHGNIKPSLQPLGITCDRLEHSFVLSFAALRRLRFGDPARDVAARSFLAALGLVALVEQDARGYALRSRCDLVCDGRLPLEVVHPDGAVESIALDREAARNLYKSALEAMKKVGFDLSAEPLRLTPQDKLVEIVRKSQDLALAGKGEEAEKDEAAER